A genomic segment from Mustela lutreola isolate mMusLut2 chromosome 15, mMusLut2.pri, whole genome shotgun sequence encodes:
- the CHAD gene encoding chondroadherin produces MGKGGGGVGREAGSERREKGCWDSGTRLGGHGPGPPTPARSPAGGRAPPLPVEGGGASPDRRELSPVAWMLHVGAGSGCRLRSGPPYKEGRSPECRGLAAARAPPPLPPRPRPQVSLAMARPMLLLSLSLLAGLVPALAACPQNCHCHSDLQHVICDKVGLQKIPKVSEKTKLLNLQRNNFPVLAANSFRAMPNLVSLHLQHCQIREVAAGAFRGLKQLIYLYLSHNDIRVLRAGAFDDLTELTYLYLDHNKVTELPRGLLSPLVNLFILQLSNNKIRELRAGAFQGAKDLRWLYLSGNALSSLQPSALDDVENLAKFHLDGNQLSSYPSAALSKLRVVEELKLSHNPLKSIPDSAFQSFGRYLETLWLDDTNLEKFSDGAFLGVTTLKHVHLENNRLNQLPSNFPFDSLETLTLTNNPWKCTCQLRGLRRWLEAKTSRPDATCASPAKFKGQHIRDTDALRGCKSPTKRSKKAGRH; encoded by the exons ATGGGGAAAGgaggtgggggggttgggagggaggcaggatcTGAGCGCAGGGAGAAAGGGTGCTGGGACTCGGGGACAAGGCTCGGGGGTCACGGAccgggcccccccacccccgcacggTCGCCAGCTGGGGGcagggccccgcccctccccgtaGAGGGCGGGGGCGCATCTCCGGACCGGAGGGAGTTAAGCCCGGTGGCCTGGATGCTCCACGTAGGAGCTGGCTCTGGCTGCAGGCTGCGGTCAGGGCCACCATATAAAGAGGGCCGGAGCCCAGAGTGCCGAGGACTCGCCGCTGCCCGCGCCCCGCCGCCGCTGCCCCCCAGGCCCCGGCCCCAGGTGTCCCTGGCCATGGCCCGACCGATGCTCTTGCTCAGCCTCAGCCTCCTGGCCGGCCTGGTGCCGGCCCTGGCTGCCTGCCCCCAGAACTGCCACTGCCACAGCGACTTGCAGCACGTCATCTGCGACAAGGTGGGGCTGCAGAAGATCCCCAAGGTGTCGGAGAAGACCAAGCTGCTCAACCTGCAGCGCAACAACTTCCCGGTGCTGGCGGCCAACTCGTTCCGGGCCATGCCGAACCTCGTGTCGCTGCACCTGCAGCACTGCCAGATCCGCGAGGTGGCAGCCGGTGCCTTCCGGGGCCTCAAGCAGCTCATCTACCTGTACCTGTCCCACAACGACATCCGCGTGCTGCGTGCGGGCGCCTTCGACGACCTAACGGAGCTCACCTATCTCTACCTGGACCACAACAAGGTGACCGAGCTGCCCCGAGGGCTGCTCTCCCCGCTGGTCAACCTTTTCATCCTGCAGCTCAGTAACAACAAGATTCGGGAGCTGCGCGCCGGCGCCTTCCAGGGCGCCAAGGACCTGCGCTGGCTCTACCTGTCCGGAAACGCCCTCAGCTCGCTGCAGCCCAGTGCTCTGGACGATGTGGAGAACCTCGCCAAATTCCACCTGGACGGCAACCAGCTGTCCAGCTACCCCTCGGCGGCTCTCAGCAAGCTACGGGTAGTGGAGGAGCTGAAGCTGTCCCACAACCCCCTGAAAAGCATTCCTGACAGTGCCTTCCAGTCTTTCGGCAGGTACCTGGAGACCCTGTGGCTGGACGACACCAACCTGGAGAAG TTCTCCGACGGTGCCTTCCTGGGTGTGACCACCCTGAAACACGTCCACCTGGAGAACAACCGCTTGAACCAGCTGCCCTCCAACTTCCCCTTCGACAGCCTAGAGACCCTCACCCTTACCAACAACCCCTGGAAGTGTACCTGCCAGCTCCGAGGTCTTCGGAG gtGGCTGGAAGCCAAGACTTCTCGCCCTGATGCCACTTGTGCCTCGCCTGCCAAGTTCAAAGGCCAGCATATCCGTGACACGGACGCTTTGCGTGGCTGCAAGTCCCCCACTAAGAGGTCCAAGAAAGCCGGCCGCCATTAA